The genomic DNA aggagactgttgcaataatctaaatgagaggatatgaatgcatggattagtttttctgcatcactaatatttaatatgtttctaattttggcaatgttgcgcaagtgaaagaacgctaccctagttatattattaatatgtgtatcgaacgagagatctgggtctattgtgacgcccaagttctttacctctgcgctggaggttatagtaaaagaatgtagattcaatgctgcattatgtatcttgtctctcgcagccctagacccaactattatcaattctgttttatcggcatttagtgctagaaagttacatgccatccaatgttttatctcttctacacatttctcaatcttactgtttgcgcctaaatcatcgggttttgccgataaatatagctgagtgtcgtctgcgtaggaatggaaactgatgtcatgcttatgcataatttcgcctaagggtaacatgtacagtgtgaatagaagtggtcctaggactgtcccttgtgggacaccatatttaacctgcacagatttagaggttttattattaacacttacacattggaagcggtcagttaaatatgatctaaaccaggagagtgcgactcctttaatacctactgtgttttctagtctatccagcaaaatgttgtggtctacagtatcaaaagctgcactaagatccaacagtataaggaacgagacgagcccattatcggccgatattagtagatcattcactaccctgagtaaggctgtttcagtgctgtggtttggtctaaatcctgattggaacttttcatggatactatttgattggagatagtggtttaactgattggaaactgctttttctaaaattttagagataaatgggagattagaaatgggtctatagttggctaaaatctgcggatcgagattctgttttttaatcaagggtctaattacggcgcattttttTCAGCAGTCTCATGGTCTACCATCATCACATTTCTACAGATTTCTCCAAGTCAGAGATTTTCTTAGGACGCATTTACCGCAGTATGTGCACCTGCCTAAACACAATACACTGGATAGCATCCTTCGCCATGTACCTGGTACCAAGGGATCAGTTTCCTTCTTCTACGATGTGTTACAGGCCCGCGTGACGGTGCCTATTGATAAGCTGAAAAGCGATTGGGAGCAGGAGCTTGATGTGCAAATATCCAACGAATTGTGGAAGTCTATAAATGCTAGACATACACTAATTCAATTCAAGGTAGTCCACAGACTCCACTATTCTAAGACTCGGCTTCACACTATATACCCTGACACTTCGCCGATTTGCGACAAATGCAAACAAGAGCACGGTACACTGGCCCATCAGTTTTGGTCCTGCCCTAAACTAAATTCCTTTTGGTCTCTCATATTTCATTACCTATCGAAGGCCTTCAATAAAACGCTAATACCAGATCCCCTATTGGCCATGTTCGGAATTACAGTATCTAACCCCcacataaataaatatgaaGGCCAAGCGGTCTCCCTCTGTATACTGCTAGCCAAACGTCTCATTCTGCAGCAGTGGAAGTCAGAAACCAGCCCACTGTTTCAACAGTGGCTCAGGGACCTGGGTAATGTGCTGCACATGGAGAAAATTCGCTATAATCTtataaacaaagacaacatTTTCCTGAGAACATGGCAACCCCTGCTCAATAAATGGGCGACATCCTAGGTGTTAGTGTTGATCCTTTTTTGCCACCCCCTGCGCTTGAATCTTGAATCATAAGGGTCTGAACCAGTCCTGTCTAGTAATTATTGACATTTAACGCACATATTGTAGTCTGTCAAgagatttttttaattttatttatttatttatttttttattttattattattttttttcctttttgagGTGCTAGAGGGTTTGATTGGGtttaggggtggggtgggtgtgggatgGGTCTTAGGTGGTATGAGGTTTGGTAGTTGGGCGGTCggcgtgtatgagtgtgttgtggATCCTTCTTTGTTTAAAAATGAAGATTCAACTATGTTTATTCCTTGTCTTGTATGACCTGTATCTAttcttcacaaaaaaaaaaaaaaaaagtgaatatctttggactggcttgatcaaatttgacaattaaggcatcttttttttgttacattgtgctgcatctaatacaactattttaaatgtgattaagtaatgtttaaaaaaatgtccaagtcacTACTTCTTGTATCCCAAATATTTTGTTCACTAATTCATGTCACTTCTTGTACCCCAAATCTCAGGCAGTACTTCTCCACCATTCAACCAGTCCACTTTGTCACACTAACGTGCCCCAGTCCTTGGCTTTCAATAACGTCTGCGTTCTCAACGTCCCGGAGGGAACATTCTCCGTTGCGGTAGCACACTCACGCCGACCACACGGATCCACACAGCGTCTCAATTCCAATCGTATATCTTGCTTTATTTTCTCTCCCACTGCCGCCAATGTTGCGACTACCATGCACGGATGTAGCTCAGCTATTGCTAACTAGCCCCCCCTCCCTTTTTAGCTGCCCTTATATCTGCTAGTCCAAAACAACCACAGGAAACTCAACCAATGCCTTTTTGCAACCAATTAAACATGGCCTTCAGCCCCTACCTGCTACATTAGGATAATGTTGGGATATTTTCTCCTGACCCAgataggccccaacactgctccgatgaaccgattggttttgactgagttaccaaagcaaagtcttaacaccaaaagttcttttagatcaatttatatggaatataagtgagtacaaaatagccaaagtatacatggtacaaactctccagtgcactggacaatgtcctcatgacgcataagcaaataagacctaataaacgtatctctgttcattgtggcataaatctaaacaatcaaagtatatacagtttcagggaactgttactgcctctctccttgtatctgcaatgtatgcgcttagaccagtagggtttgcaaatgaatgaatgaaaacgtgcgcaccattaacaattcgtgcgcacgaattactaaatcgtgaccacgagtttaattaaaacgtgcgcacgattaaaacaaaacgtgcgcacgaattgttaatTGTGCGCACGAATTAATAAATCGTAAGCAGTGATACAAAAAACgtgcgctcgaatggtaaaacgttccctTTTTTgacccatgtcccctcccgggctcggtagtttgctctgttttctgcactgatctattggtctgtgtagtggactggtggaaaaataaacaagatgttgaagtttatgcttatgttcattgattcattcatcattcaaacttaaattaatatttctcatgttaaatattgaaatgcgattaaaatgcgattaattttgattaattaattacaacgcttcgaattaatttgattaatttttaaaattaatatatatctatatattttaatatatatacacacatatatatatattagcggtgtcaattccaggttccgcgattaaaagtcctcaccgtAATTTTTTGAGCTCTTGACTTTTTGTGTACCCTTTTATCAAGCGATGTAATAATTTTTTGTGGTAATATGGTGTATGTGGTATTtccttttttttactttttgaacTGATACTTCAGGAAGTCGTAGTATAGTTGTAATCTACAGGTGGTCGCCCACCCCTTTAAAGAAGACGAAAATATTGAAGGTTCTTCAGGAAATCTTTGATCAGTACAATATTTGTCAAGCAAATAATTTACAAAAGAACTTAGAAAATACACGAGTCAGTTTTCTTTTGGGAtgctgtatatttattttacataataCACTTTGTTATATTCTAATGAAAGAGTCCTTTTTTGAACAATTTTGCAATAATGGCACACACACCTAAGATAGATATAAGATGTCTGTCTTATAGTGCAGCATATCGATCATTTTCAGTGGACAGGCAAATCGGAAGAGGCACATTTTTCCTTGACAGTGTCATCTAAAATTAAGAATGAACagcatttaaaataataaatacattaaagTATTGAAATATCACATTGTGCTATGCCATGAAGAGAATGTTTCTCACCTTTGGACACCTGAAAATAATGTTTACAGAGTCCTGATCTGAAATAGAGACGATCAAGACAATCTGTCTGTTCTTGTTATTGGTTGTGTCAACAGAAATTCCAACCAAAGGCGCTACCACTGTAATGTAGTCTGATGCCCTAATGTAGGAAAAACAAAGAGGAAAGCAAAGAAAAATGTAAGTGTGATTCAGTTTATCACAGTGAAAGACATTTGATGTTTTGATCTTCATTAATGTACCTCCTGGTGTAGATGCTGAGAATGTTCAGGATTTCTGGGAGTCTTTCCCACTTCAACTTCAAACGGGCAGCAAGTTTTGACTCATGCAGGCCGGTCTCAATTTTGGCATGTACAGAATATTCCTGGCAATCTACTCCCCACGCAAGCTTGGCCTAATAGGAAAGAGTCATGCCCAATCTAAGTTCAATACATGTACATTTGCAAAAGTTGGTGTCTTGTCTTGAAAACTGCTACAGAAAACCAAACTTACAGCGATTTTATGCTTGCTTGGCAGAACACCATCAGCACAGATCTTCCATTTGTCATTTTGCGCAGTTGAGGAAAACACAATCTGGACTCTTGAAGTGGACTTGTCCAAGTAAGCAGCAAGCTGATATCCCAGTGCACGGTCAGTTCTAACAGCACGAGCAATGATGGCAAAGGCAGGTGGAACAGAATCTCCAAGTAATTTAGCCTACAAGTGTAAAGAGACTCTTTAGCACTTAAAGTGGTGCTCATGGACCTAAAATTTTGCCTTGTGTTGGTCATATTTAAAATCACAACATGAGACTTTATGGTACCTGTTTCTCAAAACTGGAGCTGCTGGTGCCTGCCACTTCCTCTAAGGCCAAATACTGCCACAAAAGCAGAAAACTCATTATTTAATACATCTGTCGGTTTAGACACTATTATTAAATCttctttaaatatttttatgtttGAAAACCTTGTTCTTATGGAATTGCTGGAAGCTTCCACGTGTAGAAGTGGCCTAAGAAAAAATAATGAATGACTCAAGATTGTTTCTGTAGAAGGtcagaaataaaaataagcaCTGGAAGACCACATACATCCTGAAATCAGTGATTCACTCTAAACTTACCTCAGACGTGCGAGCACTGGATGAACTACTGGAACTACTGGAACTTCTGGATCTCTTAGAACTGCTGGAACTGCTGGAATTACTGGGACTCTGATTGCTGCTGATTGAGGAAGAGGAGCTCGATGAGCTTGACCCGATGTTCTTCAGTCCAGCCTTCAGCATTTCCCTCAACCTCAACAGGACGTTACGTTCTTCTGAGCCTTCACCTTGATCAAGGCTAATTCCTTTActcagcttttcagctgcctcaGGACCAAGTTGGACCTCAAGCTCCAGTCTTTCAAGGGCAGGGCCATCAGCTAAAGTGAACATGAGAGTAAGTTTGCCATATTTTTATACCTATAGGTAAAATATCACAACAGATCTTATTCAAGGTTTACCCTGAGAAATTACCTTTTGACACTGAAATGCGAACTGTGTGGTGTCCAACAATGTAGTAAATAAGATCGTTGTGAATAAAGCGAGCGTTGCGGAAGGAAATGTCTAGGCATGCCTTCGTGCGAATTTTGGGGATGACACCACACACTGTCTTTTGAAACGAAGTAGGGATCCAAGTGGGCTGAGCATCAGAGGGCGCTGGAGGTGCCAGAGACACAACCCTCTGACTAGGGAGGTCCTCAACGTTCCTGGCTACAGCCACAGTCTCAAAGCTGTTGGAGCAGGTTACAGTGACAAATTAAAGCTGACGATATGCAAGATCTAAATGGATCTTATTACGTATattaacagttttattaaatgctTTATGTTTTTTAGAATAGAAATACAATAAAGACATTTTTCCATTACCTAATGGTTGCAACATGATCAGGACATTCAACAGGTACAAGCTCCACCTTGAAATTATTCTTTGGAAGGTCAGCTTTTACACTAAGTTTTCCTGGCACATTTATATGGATCTTTCCTTTGGCTATTGCAGCAGCCTGAATGAAGGCAGTGTTAACTCCAATTACAGCAAATGTCTGCATGACAATACTGAAAGAAAAACAATGGGAACATTTTGATGGTGTTTTACTGGCTTGTATTCTGAGTCAGTTGAAAGGTGTCTGTGGTACTGTACCTTGGTCTGGCCTCAGCATGCAGCTGAATATTAGTCTTCCTCAAGTGGTCAAGAGTGATGGgctctgtttgcttatgtaAATGAGGTGTGATGGTTGCCTGAACTAAAAGATATCAAGGAACACCTTTAATCAAACAGAACTAATAACGTGCATTGTTCAAGCCAGGATGTGATGTTGAAGTGAAGCCCTACCATTGATAGATGctgcagcaacagcagcagtgtAATGACTGAACTCCATCGGCAGACCAACAGCAGTGGGAAGGATGCGACGCACCTCAGCTGGCATCATGGGCTTGGAGTACTGGACATCAATCCCAATCTGAAGTGCCCTAACAATCTCCCTCAGGTATTCACGTTTCCCTGTAGCAACCTCCACAGAGCGAATGACAGATTAGTTTTAGCACGTAAATAATCAttacttttttaataaaataattgcatAATTAAATACCTGTGCTGCTTGTTCCATGACACTTTCAATTAGGTGTTTGTCAATTTGGCCAAAAGCAATTTCTTGTCCGAGGAGTTTGACGTACATGGAAGCCAGTGGCTGATTTGTTGGCAACAAATTTCTCCAATCCTTCAATTTGGAGAGGAATAACAAAGTAAATATGTGATGAAGTAGATACAGATTAATCTATTGAAATTAATTGAATTCAATGTTAATGTTGTCTTCTTGCCTTCATGATGTGCTTTATCTTGGTCATCCAGTCAGTGTTCTCATTACCAGCTTGGATTTTCGTCACAACTTGCTGGAGTCCCTCTGTTCTCACACCAACCTGGATGAAAGAATAAGTGGTCATTCCAGTTGTAGAATAAAAATCTCACCATTTAAATGAGTGCACTGACACCCTCAAACAGTGCGCGTCCTACCTCAAGAACATCAGAAGCAGCTCCAGCCAGGTAGGCACGTGATTTTGCCACAACAGCTCTGGGCACGATGTTGGCACCATCATTGATTATGAAAGCGCTACCAGCAGCACCAAGCATAACAGGAGCTTTGAaggtaaaataaacatttattccTCAGCGATAAAATCATTTActtattttactgtaatttacCGTCTTTGGAAAAATAGCAAAGTTTTTTAACACTTACACAAATAAACGTCAGCACGGAAGGCTCTGCTGAAACGGAAGCTCAGTCTGTCCAGTCTGGGACTTAAGATTCTGATGGCAACATTAGCTGCAGCAGCCCTGTAAGATTCACAGTAGTCATTTCTGGGTTGCAGTTTAAAGTTCAACAATATAAGTTATAATTTGAAAAGTGAGACATTCTTACACATTGACGAAATCAGGGGCCATGCTTCTTGTCAGAGACTTCATGTGAGAG from Brachyhypopomus gauderio isolate BG-103 chromosome 12, BGAUD_0.2, whole genome shotgun sequence includes the following:
- the LOC143528570 gene encoding vitellogenin-like, which codes for MRAVVLALTVALVASQQINLVPDFVAGKTFVYNYEGRILGGVPQEGLAKAGVKISSKVLISSTAQNICVLKLLEPKLFEYSGVWPEDSFTPATKLTSALKSQLVTPIKFEYSNGVVGKVFAPAGVSSTVLNLHRGILNIFQLNLKKTQHVYELHEDGTQGVCKTHYMIREDGRTNHIAVTKSKDLTDCHERVIKDIGLAYLETCVECQQRLKSQTGTATYTYDMKFIDAQPVVSEARVEEVHEFSAFNTLNGAAQMRANQTLNLLEVQNKPTAPSNDQYSARGNLRYEFGTEILQTPIQLLKINNVQAQIVEVLKHLVENNVNKVHDDAPLKYVQLVQLLRFATMDDIEAIWAQYKTKHDYRRWILDTIPVIGTPVALRFINHKFQADELTKPELIQGLLFTLHMVKANPDTLRMTASLALDPKIKSIAMLRELIMLGYGSMIARYCAEVPSCPADLLKPIHDIVAEATSRADMHELTLALKVLGNAGHPSSIKPIMKLLPGFGSAAANLPMKVKDNAILALRRIAKTEPNMVQTVALQLYMDKTLHPELRMVACILLFDTKPSVALMSTIADALDKEPSMQVTSFTYSHMKSLTRSMAPDFVNVAAAANVAIRILSPRLDRLSFRFSRAFRADVYLSPVMLGAAGSAFIINDGANIVPRAVVAKSRAYLAGAASDVLEVGVRTEGLQQVVTKIQAGNENTDWMTKIKHIMKDWRNLLPTNQPLASMYVKLLGQEIAFGQIDKHLIESVMEQAAQVATGKREYLREIVRALQIGIDVQYSKPMMPAEVRRILPTAVGLPMEFSHYTAAVAAASINVQATITPHLHKQTEPITLDHLRKTNIQLHAEARPSIVMQTFAVIGVNTAFIQAAAIAKGKIHINVPGKLSVKADLPKNNFKVELVPVECPDHVATISFETVAVARNVEDLPSQRVVSLAPPAPSDAQPTWIPTSFQKTVCGVIPKIRTKACLDISFRNARFIHNDLIYYIVGHHTVRISVSKADGPALERLELEVQLGPEAAEKLSKGISLDQGEGSEERNVLLRLREMLKAGLKNIGSSSSSSSSSISSNQSPSNSSSSSSSKRSRSSSSSSSSSSARTSEATSTRGSFQQFHKNKYLALEEVAGTSSSSFEKQAKLLGDSVPPAFAIIARAVRTDRALGYQLAAYLDKSTSRVQIVFSSTAQNDKWKICADGVLPSKHKIAAKLAWGVDCQEYSVHAKIETGLHESKLAARLKLKWERLPEILNILSIYTRRASDYITVVAPLVGISVDTTNNKNRQIVLIVSISDQDSVNIIFRCPKMTLSRKNVPLPICLSTENDRYAAL